The genomic DNA CTCGGAATTCAGGAGGAAAGAAAAATAATCGGTTATGCAAGGGTGTCGAGCAGAACTCAAAAAGATGATTTGGAAAGGCAAGTTCAGGCAATTCAACAGTATGCGAGAGAAAGAGGCTGGAGTGTGGAAATCCTCAAAGACATTGGCTCGGGACTGAACGAGAAAAGAAAGAACTACCAAAAACTCCTCAAAATGGTTGCAAATAGAGAAGTGTCAAAAGTCATCATAACATATCCAGACAGATTGACAAGGTTCGGCTTTGAAACGCTAAAAACACTCTTCCAAGCCTTTGGAACGGAAATAGTTGTAATCAACGGAGAAAAAGAACCAAAGGAAGAACTAATTGAAGACTTGATAACAATAATCTCACACTTTGCCGGAAAACTTTATGGAGTGCGTTCTCACAAGTATAGAGAGGTCGTGAAGAATGCGAAGGAGCTCTTCGAGTGAGACTGTAATCAAGGCATATTCAATACCAATCCACCCTGATGAATTTCTCCTAAAGTTTATTGAGGACTATCACGAACTCGCGAAAACTGTCTTAGAGGAGATTCTTAATGCTGAAAGGTTCACTAAGGTGGAGAGGAAGCAGCTTCGCGATAAGCTCCTCGAAGAGTGGGAGTATGCAAGCCACTACATTGACTCGGCAATAAACCAAATGCTCGGCCTCGTGGACTCTTACAGGAAGAAGCTTAGGAGGGGTGAGAGGGCCAGTGAGCCCAGGCTGAGGAAGAAGTATGTTTACGTGAAGAGTACTCTCATCACGCTGAAGGGTTCCATCCTAACCGTGAGGATCATTGCTGGAAAGTACTACTTGAGGATAAACCTTGAGGATTACCCTTACATAAGGCCGCTCTTGGAGGAGGTTTTGGAGGGCAAGGCAAAACTCGCAGGCCTGTTCCTCTTCCCGGATAGGATTGTCCTGAACTTCAAGAAGAGTGTGGAGTACTTTGAGCCAGTTGATTGGATGAGCATTGACGTGAACCTCACGAACGTTACCGTTCTTGCCGGGCTGACAGTTTACACTTTTGACACTCGCGAGTTATACCATATTCACCGTGCTTACGAGCTGAAGAGGCGGAGGATTCAGAGAATCTCAAAGTGGAATAAAAAGTTAAGTGAGGAACTCTTGAAGAAGTATTCCCGCAGGGAGAGGAATAGGGTTAGAGACTTCTTGCACAAGCTGGCTAACAAGATTGTTTGGATTTCTTATAGGAATAGAATGGGGATTATCCTTGAGGATTTGAGGGGGATAAAAGAGGGGTTGAAGGGTTCAAAGGAGTTCAATAGGAAGATTTCCAAGTGGAATGCTCGTGAGTTGCAGAGGCTGATTGAGTATAAGGCGAAGTGGCTTGGTGTTCCCGTCGTTTACGTGAACCCCAGGAATAGTTCTAGGGTTTGCCCCGCATGCGGGGGTTGGTTAATACCCCAAGAGGGGCGTTTAATGAAGTGTTTGAAGTGTGGCCTCGTTGAGGATAGGGACTTTATTGCTGTCCTAAACCTTCGGATGTGGGGCGTCAGGGGTTCCCCCGAAAGGGTTGGAGGCTTCAAGTCGATGAAGACCAATCCCTACGGGGTTATGGCAGTAGAAAAACAAAGAATCGGACTAAAATTCCACAAAATCACACCAAAA from Pyrococcus kukulkanii includes the following:
- a CDS encoding RNA-guided endonuclease InsQ/TnpB family protein translates to MRRSSSSETVIKAYSIPIHPDEFLLKFIEDYHELAKTVLEEILNAERFTKVERKQLRDKLLEEWEYASHYIDSAINQMLGLVDSYRKKLRRGERASEPRLRKKYVYVKSTLITLKGSILTVRIIAGKYYLRINLEDYPYIRPLLEEVLEGKAKLAGLFLFPDRIVLNFKKSVEYFEPVDWMSIDVNLTNVTVLAGLTVYTFDTRELYHIHRAYELKRRRIQRISKWNKKLSEELLKKYSRRERNRVRDFLHKLANKIVWISYRNRMGIILEDLRGIKEGLKGSKEFNRKISKWNARELQRLIEYKAKWLGVPVVYVNPRNSSRVCPACGGWLIPQEGRLMKCLKCGLVEDRDFIAVLNLRMWGVRGSPERVGGFKSMKTNPYGVMAVEKQRIGLKFHKITPKPP
- a CDS encoding IS607 family transposase, with the translated sequence MERHYTLKEASRILGVTVKTLQNWDKQGKIRVIRTPGGRRRIPESEIKRILGIQEERKIIGYARVSSRTQKDDLERQVQAIQQYARERGWSVEILKDIGSGLNEKRKNYQKLLKMVANREVSKVIITYPDRLTRFGFETLKTLFQAFGTEIVVINGEKEPKEELIEDLITIISHFAGKLYGVRSHKYREVVKNAKELFE